One genomic window of Azospirillum sp. TSH58 includes the following:
- a CDS encoding isoprenylcysteine carboxyl methyltransferase family protein, whose amino-acid sequence METLPLGWPHVILLLVAAQRLGELVVAQRNTRRLLAEGAQEVGAAHYPLFVGLHAGWLALLFAVVPADAPINGWLLALFVLLQAGRVWVIATLGRFWTTRIVTLPGAPLVRRGPFRWVRHPNYLVVAGELAVLPLVFGAWWIAVLATLLNVPLTLHRIRVEDGALSGRRALRSAGSTAS is encoded by the coding sequence ATGGAGACGCTGCCGCTGGGCTGGCCCCACGTCATCCTGCTGCTGGTCGCCGCCCAGCGTCTGGGCGAACTCGTCGTCGCGCAACGCAACACGCGCCGCCTGCTGGCCGAGGGCGCGCAGGAGGTCGGGGCCGCCCATTACCCGCTGTTCGTCGGGCTGCACGCCGGCTGGCTGGCGCTGCTGTTCGCCGTCGTCCCGGCGGACGCGCCGATCAACGGCTGGCTGCTCGCTCTGTTCGTGCTGTTGCAGGCCGGGCGGGTCTGGGTGATCGCCACGCTGGGGCGGTTCTGGACCACCCGCATCGTCACCTTGCCCGGCGCCCCGCTGGTCCGGCGCGGGCCGTTCCGCTGGGTCCGCCACCCCAACTATCTGGTCGTGGCGGGCGAACTGGCCGTGCTGCCCCTGGTCTTCGGGGCGTGGTGGATCGCGGTGCTGGCCACGCTGCTGAACGTGCCGCTGACCCTGCACCGCATCCGTGTCGAGGATGGCGCGCTGTCCGGACGGCGCGCGCTCAGGTCAGCAGGAAGCACAGCATCGTGA